Proteins from a genomic interval of Rhipicephalus microplus isolate Deutch F79 chromosome 6, USDA_Rmic, whole genome shotgun sequence:
- the LOC142765595 gene encoding uncharacterized protein LOC142765595 isoform X1: MKWHFRIHCWIRHNQDPSRVFARFIALYIETNALFVASGRSLMSTSIRAYTKTTFKPSVALTPAISKVYSSRICMTSPLERLRWNWTHSCERPLMEAVGDCAVNINKYFFNETARMCERFYWNGCLRRGVYETRYECALNCNPGESAGRCGQPPPPGCSSAMMRTSRLFPPLRRRRQLRATRPLSSLGRPGRPGMKTRPLLTPPLWVMNQAKIPIVPTFPVANNFEIDAYYYDIMTRTCKHYKFCGPQSAPAGSNFFTSITDCIMECEGFPFMKAS, translated from the exons ATGAAATGGCACTTTCGCATACATTGTTGGATTCGGCACAATCAAGACCCCAGCCGAGTGTTTGCTAGATTTATCGCTCTTTACATAGAAACAAATGCATTGTTTGTAGCATCTGGAAGAAGTTTGATGTCAACCTCCATACGGGCTTATACAAAGACCACGTTCAAGCCCAGCGTCGCACTCACACCAGCGATATCCAAGGTGTACAGTTCCAGGATCTGCA TGACATCGCCGCTTGAGCGGCTGCGGTGGAATTGGACTCACAGCTGTGAAAGACCACTCATGGAAGCTGTGGGGGACTGCGCAGTCAACATCAACAAGTATTTCTTCAACGAGACGGCCCGCATGTGCGAGAGGTTCTACTGGAACGGCTGCTTGAGAAGAGGAGTATACGAAACGCGCTATGAGTGCGCACTAAATTGCAACCCTG GAGAAAGCGCCGGCAGGTGCGGACAGCCACCACCGCCGGGGTGTTCATCAGCCATGATGAGAACGAGCAGGCTATTTCCACCACTGAGGAGAAGAAGACAGCTGCGCGCCACTCGACCACTGTCGTCGTTGGGTCGTCCTGGCAGGCCCGGAATGAAAACGCGGCCCCTGCTCACTCCACCACTGTGGGTTATGAATCAAGCTAAAATACCCATAGTACCAACCTTTCCCGTAGCCAACAATTTCGAGATTGATGCGTATTATTACGACATCATGACCAGGACTTGCAAGCACTACAAGTTTTGTGGACCGCAGTCAGCACCAGCGGGCAGCAATTTCTTCACGAGCATCACGGATTGCATCATGGAATGCGA AGGGTTTCCATTCATGAAAGCCAGCTGA
- the LOC142765595 gene encoding uncharacterized protein LOC142765595 isoform X2: MYALQGKTMLFGGAYSLLFLIVGCSPVTSQMTSPLERLRWNWTHSCERPLMEAVGDCAVNINKYFFNETARMCERFYWNGCLRRGVYETRYECALNCNPGESAGRCGQPPPPGCSSAMMRTSRLFPPLRRRRQLRATRPLSSLGRPGRPGMKTRPLLTPPLWVMNQAKIPIVPTFPVANNFEIDAYYYDIMTRTCKHYKFCGPQSAPAGSNFFTSITDCIMECEGFPFMKAS, from the exons ATGTATGCGCTACAAGGAAAGACCATGTTATTTGGTGGAGCGTACAGTTTGTTGTTCCTGATTGTTGGATGTTCGCCCGTAACCAGTCAAA TGACATCGCCGCTTGAGCGGCTGCGGTGGAATTGGACTCACAGCTGTGAAAGACCACTCATGGAAGCTGTGGGGGACTGCGCAGTCAACATCAACAAGTATTTCTTCAACGAGACGGCCCGCATGTGCGAGAGGTTCTACTGGAACGGCTGCTTGAGAAGAGGAGTATACGAAACGCGCTATGAGTGCGCACTAAATTGCAACCCTG GAGAAAGCGCCGGCAGGTGCGGACAGCCACCACCGCCGGGGTGTTCATCAGCCATGATGAGAACGAGCAGGCTATTTCCACCACTGAGGAGAAGAAGACAGCTGCGCGCCACTCGACCACTGTCGTCGTTGGGTCGTCCTGGCAGGCCCGGAATGAAAACGCGGCCCCTGCTCACTCCACCACTGTGGGTTATGAATCAAGCTAAAATACCCATAGTACCAACCTTTCCCGTAGCCAACAATTTCGAGATTGATGCGTATTATTACGACATCATGACCAGGACTTGCAAGCACTACAAGTTTTGTGGACCGCAGTCAGCACCAGCGGGCAGCAATTTCTTCACGAGCATCACGGATTGCATCATGGAATGCGA AGGGTTTCCATTCATGAAAGCCAGCTGA